One segment of Oreochromis niloticus isolate F11D_XX linkage group LG8, O_niloticus_UMD_NMBU, whole genome shotgun sequence DNA contains the following:
- the LOC112847712 gene encoding uncharacterized protein LOC112847712: protein MDKFVTPVLPKGRGAGLVHAVDTNNVTQFGPVSSDTGLGQSPSFIPIGRGMGDLPQVSTPIRDSNAVHGFTDMVEQIGAQIVTKLLSAGVVNLTGDSKTQTEQCNSTARDVPHVTVHVKPNKELQIFRGDGTDRCSVQEWIDMATTYLWKQEVPIDGQADEIISHLMGKARDVVRVALRSDPGLDVKQKPDLVFGVLRHYFSDSSSCLPLGDFYATLPTRGENPVDYWIRLNKAAELAIEGLRRLGQTATPLTHEVACMFVKHCPDPELSYVFKCKPVHEWTARDLQQRIDDYQREVRANGRASGAAQLKGCNSTITAVHPNASPAAAAPEGCSRSFLPPSSGFQGLVNSFPSTTTREPLIGSPRLSPSTAVSQNLQQSEERLMGQMVDMFQAMMERMQHHNTQRPRRGAFNQFSRKGRRREDACRVCSDLRHTTASHCLSDKLCFSCFAPGHVRLSCPASTSTQVQPEGN, encoded by the coding sequence ATGGATAAATTTGTCACTCCAGTACTACCTAAGGGTAGAGGTGCCGGACTAGTTCATGCAGTTGACACCAATAATGTCACACAGTTTGGTCCTGTGAGCAGTGACACTGGGCTAGGCCAAAGCCCGAGTTTTATTCCCATCGGTAGGGGTATGGGTGATTTGCCTCAAGTTTCCACTCCAATTAGAGACAGCAATGCTGTACACGGCTTTACTGACATGGTTGAGCAAATAGGAGCCCAGATTGTTACTAAACTGTTGTCAGCTGGTGTTGTGAATCTGACTGGTGACTCTAAGACTCAAACTGAGCAATGTAACAGTACCGCTCGAGATGTACCACATGTAACTGTTCATGTTAAGCCCAATAAGGAGCTTCAAATTTTTAGGGGTGATGGCACAGACAGATGTTCAGTTCAGGAATGGATTGACATGGCAACGACTTATCTGTGGAAGCAAGAGGTCCCCATTGATGGCCAGGCTGACGAAATTATTAGCCATTTAATGGGGAAGGCCAGAGATGTGGTCAGAGTGGCTCTTCGTAGTGACCCAGGTCTTGATGTCAAACAGAAACCTGATCTGGTCTTTGGTGTCCTTCGCCATTATTTCAGTGACTCTTCATCGTGCCTCCCTCTTGGTGACTTCTATGCAACACTCCCTACCAGAGGTGAAAACCCAGTAGATTATTGGATAAGACTGAACAAGGCTGCTGAACTGGCCATAGAGGGGCTACGCAGACTGGGGCAGACAGCGACCCCTTTAACCCATGAAGTAGCATGTATGTTCGTGAAACATTGCCCTGACCCTGAGTTGTCTTATGTCTTCAAGTGCAAGCCTGTCCATGAGTGGACTGCTCGGGACTTACAACAAAGGATTGATGATTATCAGAGGGAGGTGAGAGCTAATGGCAGAGCGAGCGGCGCTGCACAGTTGAAGGGCTGTAATTCTACGATCACTGCCGTGCACCCGAACGCCTCACCTGCAGCTGCTGCGCCGGAGGGATGCTCCCGAAGCTTCTTGCCCCCGTCCTCAGGTTTTCAGGGGTTGGTGAACTCGTTCCCCTCCACCACAACACGAGAGCCCCTCATCGGTAGCCCGCGTTTGTCCCCTTCGACTGCGGTGAGCCAAAATCTTCAACAGTCAGAGGAAAGGCTCATGGGTCAGATGGTGGATATGTTTCAGGCCATGATGGAGAGAATGCAGCACCACAACACTCAGAGACCTAGGAGAGGGGCATTTAATCAGTTCTCACGAAAAGGACGGAGGAGAGAGGATGCCTGCAGAGTCTGCAGTGATCTGAGACATACCACAGCATCACACTGCCTATCTGATAAACTGTGCTTTTCATGCTTTGCTCCTGGCCATGTTCGGTTGTCCTGCCCGGCTAGTACTTCTACCCAGGTCCAGCCAGAGGGAAACTAG